The following proteins are encoded in a genomic region of Saccharopolyspora antimicrobica:
- a CDS encoding LutB/LldF family L-lactate oxidation iron-sulfur protein encodes MPAFPQAAKQELANSQLRHNLANATSTIRHKRAEVVGELDDWAQLREAGAAIKSHTLSNLDTYLERFEEAVTAAGGTVHWARDAAEANRIVVDLVRATGEREVVKVKSMATQEIELNEALQDAGIDAWETDLAELIVQLGHDTPSHILVPAIHRNRAEIREIFQQEMGKVGTPAPADLTDEPARLAEAARRHLREKFLRAKVAVSGANFAVAETGSLVVVESEGNGRMCLTLPETLISVVGIEKLVPRWQDLEVFLQLLPRSSTGERMNPYTSTWTGVTPGDGPQSFHVVLLDNGRTNALADEIGRQALRCIRCSACLNVCPVYERTGGHAYGSVYPGPIGAVLTPQLRGTTSEVDKALPYASSLCGACYDVCPVAINIPDLLVHLRTRVVEEHRGWQSKPMDALMSMASWVLGDSRRLAAAQKVASLSRRVIGRKGTIGRLPPPLSRWTDARDAPAPAEETFRTWWERNRGSDSR; translated from the coding sequence ATGCCCGCGTTCCCGCAGGCCGCCAAGCAGGAGCTGGCCAACTCGCAGCTGCGGCACAACCTGGCCAACGCCACCTCGACGATCCGGCACAAGCGCGCCGAGGTGGTCGGCGAGCTCGACGACTGGGCGCAGCTGCGCGAGGCGGGCGCGGCGATCAAGAGCCACACGCTGTCCAACCTGGACACCTACCTGGAGCGCTTCGAGGAGGCGGTCACCGCCGCCGGCGGCACCGTGCACTGGGCCCGCGACGCCGCGGAGGCCAACCGCATCGTGGTGGACCTGGTGCGCGCCACCGGGGAGCGCGAGGTGGTCAAGGTCAAGTCGATGGCCACCCAGGAGATCGAGCTCAACGAGGCGCTGCAGGACGCCGGGATCGACGCCTGGGAGACCGACCTGGCGGAGCTGATCGTCCAGCTCGGGCACGACACGCCCAGTCACATCCTGGTGCCCGCGATCCACCGCAACCGCGCGGAGATCCGCGAGATCTTCCAGCAGGAGATGGGCAAGGTCGGCACGCCCGCACCCGCCGACCTCACCGACGAACCCGCGCGGCTGGCCGAAGCGGCGCGCCGCCACCTGCGGGAGAAGTTCCTGCGCGCCAAGGTCGCCGTCTCCGGCGCGAACTTCGCGGTCGCCGAGACCGGCTCGCTGGTCGTGGTGGAGTCCGAGGGCAACGGCCGGATGTGCCTGACCCTGCCGGAAACGCTGATCAGCGTCGTCGGCATCGAGAAGCTGGTGCCGCGCTGGCAGGACCTGGAGGTCTTCCTGCAGCTGCTGCCGCGGTCGAGCACCGGCGAGCGGATGAACCCCTACACCTCGACCTGGACCGGCGTCACACCCGGCGACGGGCCGCAGTCCTTCCACGTGGTGCTGCTGGACAACGGCCGCACCAACGCCCTCGCCGACGAGATCGGCAGGCAGGCGCTGCGCTGCATCCGCTGCTCGGCCTGCCTGAACGTGTGCCCGGTCTACGAGCGCACCGGCGGGCACGCCTACGGTTCGGTCTACCCCGGACCGATCGGGGCGGTGCTGACGCCGCAGCTGCGCGGCACCACGTCCGAAGTGGACAAGGCGCTGCCCTACGCCTCCTCGCTGTGCGGGGCCTGCTACGACGTGTGCCCGGTGGCGATCAACATCCCGGATCTGCTGGTTCACCTGCGGACCCGGGTGGTCGAGGAGCACCGCGGCTGGCAGTCCAAGCCGATGGACGCGCTGATGAGCATGGCCTCCTGGGTGCTCGGTGACTCCAGGCGGCTGGCCGCCGCGCAGAAGGTGGCGTCGTTGAGCCGGCGGGTGATCGGCCGCAAGGGCACCATCGGCCGGCTGCCCCCGCCGCTGTCCCGGTGGACCGATGCGCGCGACGCACCGGCACCGGCCGAAGAGACGTTCCGGACGTGGTGGGAGCGCAACCGAGGGAGCGATTCGCGATGA
- a CDS encoding (Fe-S)-binding protein, translating into MRVALFATCLGDTMFPAAPKATVQVLERLGCEVEFPAAQTCCGQMHTNTGYRKQAKSSVRTFVDAFAGYDAVVAPSGSCVASVRHQHAMVADGDRKLGRAVAEVAPRVHELSEFLMDVLGVTDVGAYFPHRVTYHPTCHSARLLRVGDRPLRLLRAVRSLELVELPAAEQCCGFGGTFALKNPDVSVAMGADKARHVRETDAEVLCAGDNSCLMHIGGLLSRQRSGIRVMHLAEILASAEGADR; encoded by the coding sequence ATGAGGGTGGCGCTGTTCGCGACCTGCCTCGGGGACACGATGTTCCCGGCGGCGCCGAAGGCGACCGTGCAGGTCCTGGAGCGGCTCGGCTGCGAGGTCGAGTTCCCCGCCGCGCAGACCTGCTGCGGGCAGATGCACACCAACACCGGGTACCGCAAGCAGGCGAAGTCCTCGGTGCGGACCTTCGTGGACGCCTTCGCCGGCTACGACGCCGTGGTCGCCCCGTCCGGGTCGTGCGTGGCCTCGGTGCGCCACCAGCACGCGATGGTCGCCGACGGTGACCGCAAGCTCGGCCGCGCGGTCGCGGAGGTGGCGCCGCGCGTGCACGAGCTGTCGGAGTTCCTGATGGACGTGCTCGGCGTGACCGATGTCGGCGCGTACTTCCCGCACCGGGTCACCTACCACCCGACCTGCCACTCCGCCCGGTTGCTGCGAGTCGGCGACCGGCCGCTGCGGCTGCTGCGCGCGGTGCGCTCGCTGGAGCTCGTCGAGCTGCCCGCCGCCGAGCAGTGCTGCGGTTTCGGCGGCACCTTCGCGCTGAAGAACCCGGACGTGTCGGTGGCGATGGGCGCCGACAAGGCGCGGCACGTCCGGGAGACCGACGCCGAAGTGCTCTGCGCCGGGGACAACTCGTGCCTGATGCACATCGGGGGCCTGCTGTCGCGGCAGCGCTCCGGAATCCGGGTCATGCACCTGGCCGAGATCCTGGCCAGCGCGGAAGGAGCCGACCGGTGA
- a CDS encoding L-lactate permease produces MYQPLIAPIADSLGLSALLAAVPLLVVFVLLGVLRVKAHWAGLAGLAAALLIAVTAYGMPADLALLSAGQGAAFGVLPILWIVITAIWLYQLTVRSGRFEDLRATFALLSPDPRIQAVVIAFCFGGLLEALAGFGAPVAITGMMLVAIGFPPLRAAVTVLLANTAPVAFGALSTPIITAGELTGIPYEHIGAVVGRQTPLLAVLVPVLLVLVVDGRRGVRQTWPAALVTGVAFAAAQFVCANYISVPLTDIVSALVGAVALVVLLRFWQPAGGDEARTRILGAAEVGETTQLSAGRIALALFPYLLVIAVFSVVKLWEPAGDALAATDVEIPWPGLHDSLLTTSGEPAGSAVFTLSWLSTPGSLLLLCGFGVALVYRIKLLEALTELGRTVVSMRWSGLTIISVLALAYVMNQSGQTTTIGTAIAGIGSAFAFFSPVLGWIGVAVTGSDTSANALFASLQQVAAERIGVDPALLVAANTSGGVMGKMVSPQNLTIVATAVGMAGAEARILREVLKWSIGLLLVLCALVFLQAGVLSWMLPR; encoded by the coding sequence GTGTACCAACCGCTCATCGCCCCGATCGCGGACAGCCTCGGACTGTCCGCGCTGCTCGCCGCCGTACCGCTGCTCGTCGTGTTCGTGCTGCTCGGAGTCCTGCGCGTCAAAGCGCACTGGGCCGGGCTCGCCGGGCTCGCCGCAGCCCTGCTGATCGCCGTCACCGCCTACGGGATGCCGGCCGACCTCGCACTGCTCTCCGCGGGTCAGGGCGCCGCTTTCGGCGTGCTGCCGATCCTGTGGATCGTCATCACCGCGATCTGGCTCTACCAGCTGACCGTGCGCAGCGGCCGCTTCGAGGACCTGCGGGCGACCTTCGCGCTGCTCTCCCCGGACCCGCGCATCCAGGCCGTGGTGATCGCCTTCTGCTTCGGCGGCCTGCTCGAAGCCCTCGCCGGGTTCGGCGCTCCGGTGGCGATCACCGGCATGATGCTCGTCGCCATCGGCTTCCCGCCGCTGCGCGCCGCCGTGACGGTGCTGCTGGCCAACACCGCTCCGGTCGCCTTCGGCGCGCTGAGCACGCCGATCATCACCGCGGGCGAGCTCACCGGGATCCCCTACGAGCACATCGGCGCCGTCGTCGGGCGGCAGACCCCGCTGCTGGCGGTGCTCGTCCCGGTCCTGCTGGTGCTCGTGGTGGACGGGCGGCGCGGCGTGCGGCAGACCTGGCCCGCCGCGCTGGTGACCGGTGTGGCGTTCGCCGCCGCGCAGTTCGTGTGCGCCAACTACATCTCGGTGCCGCTGACCGACATCGTCTCGGCCCTGGTCGGCGCGGTGGCGCTGGTCGTGCTGCTGCGGTTCTGGCAGCCCGCGGGTGGCGACGAGGCCCGCACGCGCATCCTCGGTGCCGCCGAGGTCGGCGAGACCACCCAGCTGAGCGCCGGGCGGATCGCCCTCGCCCTGTTCCCGTACCTGCTGGTGATCGCGGTGTTCTCGGTGGTCAAGCTGTGGGAGCCCGCGGGTGATGCGCTGGCCGCCACCGATGTCGAGATCCCGTGGCCGGGGCTGCACGACTCGCTGCTGACCACCTCCGGCGAACCGGCCGGCAGCGCGGTGTTCACGCTGAGCTGGTTGTCCACTCCCGGCAGCCTGCTGCTGCTGTGCGGGTTCGGAGTGGCGCTGGTGTACCGGATCAAGCTGCTGGAAGCGCTCACCGAGCTCGGTCGCACCGTGGTCTCGATGCGCTGGTCGGGGCTGACCATCATCAGCGTCCTGGCGCTGGCCTACGTGATGAACCAGTCCGGGCAGACCACCACGATCGGCACCGCCATCGCCGGGATCGGCTCCGCGTTCGCGTTCTTCTCCCCCGTGCTCGGCTGGATCGGCGTCGCGGTCACCGGCTCGGACACCAGCGCCAACGCGCTGTTCGCGAGCCTGCAGCAGGTCGCCGCGGAGCGCATCGGCGTGGACCCGGCGCTGCTGGTCGCGGCCAACACCTCCGGCGGGGTGATGGGAAAGATGGTCAGCCCGCAGAACCTGACCATCGTGGCCACCGCGGTCGGCATGGCCGGTGCGGAGGCCAGGATCCTGCGCGAAGTTCTCAAGTGGAGCATCGGGCTGCTGCTCGTCCTGTGCGCGCTCGTCTTCCTGCAGGCAGGAGTCTTGTCGTGGATGCTTCCACGGTGA
- a CDS encoding FadR/GntR family transcriptional regulator: MADSETDDRAGWRPVARARTYELVIDRIEEQIVSGQLGVGDRLPPERDLAQMLGVSRAAVREAFRALEAQGVLRMAVGTGPESGTTIAALPSQALTRLLRFHVALANFPMADVVRARIMLERESARNAAQRATEADLDELRALLDEMDSPDCDRERFNDLDTRFHVAIAEAGGNRLVADMTIAIRESLRRPLLAAFDELGDEWSPIADGLRHDHRLIHQALLARDAAAAEEQVERHIRSFYRSAWLQDLG; the protein is encoded by the coding sequence GTGGCCGATTCGGAGACGGACGATCGCGCGGGCTGGCGGCCGGTCGCCCGGGCGCGCACCTACGAGCTGGTCATCGACCGCATCGAGGAGCAGATCGTCAGCGGCCAGCTCGGCGTCGGCGACCGCCTGCCACCGGAACGCGACCTGGCGCAGATGCTCGGGGTGAGCCGGGCTGCGGTGCGCGAGGCGTTCCGCGCGCTGGAAGCCCAGGGCGTGCTGCGGATGGCGGTGGGCACGGGCCCGGAGTCCGGCACCACGATCGCCGCGCTGCCCAGCCAGGCCCTGACCAGGCTGCTCCGGTTCCACGTGGCGCTGGCGAACTTCCCGATGGCCGACGTGGTGCGGGCACGGATCATGCTGGAGCGGGAGAGCGCCCGCAACGCCGCGCAGCGCGCCACCGAGGCCGACCTCGACGAGCTGCGCGCCCTGCTGGACGAGATGGATTCACCGGACTGCGACCGGGAGCGGTTCAACGACCTGGACACCCGCTTCCACGTCGCCATCGCCGAAGCCGGCGGCAACCGGCTGGTCGCGGACATGACGATCGCCATCCGCGAGTCGCTGCGCCGTCCGCTGCTGGCGGCCTTCGACGAGCTCGGCGACGAGTGGTCCCCGATCGCCGACGGCCTGCGCCACGACCACCGCCTCATCCACCAGGCACTGCTCGCGCGCGACGCCGCCGCGGCCGAAGAGCAGGTGGAACGCCACATCCGCAGCTTCTACCGCAGCGCCTGGCTGCAAGACCTCGGCTGA
- a CDS encoding IclR family transcriptional regulator — MESASEPTSGYVQSLARGLMVIRAFDESKPEMTLSEVARATDLSRAAARRFLHTLVHLGYVWTDGRVFALTPRVLELGFAYLSSISLPEIAQPYLERLVAEVHESASVSVLDGPDIVYVARVPTSRIMTVSINIGTRFPAYATSMGRVLLADLPPADLDAYLSEVDLAPLGPHTITTPAQFREELARIREQGWALVDQELEAGLRSIAAPIRDRSGKVVAAVNISSHASRTSPEDARRDFLSPLRDTAARIAADLAVAPASRAVSR, encoded by the coding sequence ATGGAGTCCGCGTCCGAGCCGACCAGCGGCTACGTGCAGTCGCTGGCGCGCGGGCTCATGGTGATCCGCGCGTTCGACGAGTCCAAGCCCGAGATGACGCTGTCCGAGGTCGCCCGCGCGACGGATCTGTCGCGCGCGGCGGCCAGGCGCTTCCTGCACACCCTGGTGCACCTGGGTTACGTGTGGACCGACGGCCGGGTGTTCGCGCTGACGCCGCGCGTGCTGGAGCTCGGTTTCGCGTACCTGTCCAGCATCTCGCTGCCGGAGATCGCCCAGCCCTACCTGGAGCGGCTGGTCGCCGAGGTGCACGAGTCGGCGTCGGTGTCGGTGCTGGACGGCCCGGACATCGTCTACGTGGCGCGGGTGCCCACCTCGCGGATCATGACGGTGTCGATCAACATCGGCACCCGCTTCCCCGCCTACGCCACCTCGATGGGCCGGGTCCTGCTGGCCGACCTGCCGCCCGCCGACCTGGACGCCTATCTGTCCGAAGTGGACCTGGCGCCGCTGGGCCCGCACACCATCACCACGCCCGCGCAGTTCCGCGAGGAGCTGGCCCGCATCCGCGAGCAGGGCTGGGCGCTGGTGGACCAGGAGCTGGAGGCGGGACTCCGGTCGATCGCCGCACCGATCCGGGACCGGTCGGGCAAGGTGGTGGCGGCGGTGAACATCTCCTCGCACGCCTCCCGCACCAGCCCGGAGGACGCCCGCCGCGACTTCCTGTCCCCGCTGCGCGACACCGCGGCGCGCATCGCCGCCGACCTCGCGGTGGCCCCGGCCTCCCGCGCGGTCTCCCGCTGA
- the pcaC gene encoding 4-carboxymuconolactone decarboxylase: MPDDGTRREQGMGVRREVLGDEHVDRANARITPFTEGFQDFITRYAWGELWSGDGVDRRTRSMLTLAILAAVGCEDEFAMHVKAARRNGVPPEHIREVLMHVAVYAGVPRANSAFAIANTILGDEQSD, encoded by the coding sequence ATGCCCGACGACGGAACCCGCCGCGAGCAGGGCATGGGCGTGCGCCGGGAGGTGCTCGGCGACGAGCACGTGGACCGCGCCAACGCCAGGATCACCCCCTTCACCGAGGGCTTCCAGGACTTCATCACCCGCTACGCCTGGGGTGAGCTGTGGAGCGGCGACGGGGTGGACCGGCGGACCCGCAGCATGCTGACGCTGGCGATCCTGGCCGCGGTGGGCTGCGAGGACGAGTTCGCCATGCACGTCAAGGCCGCGCGCCGCAACGGCGTGCCGCCCGAGCACATCCGCGAGGTCCTGATGCACGTCGCGGTCTACGCCGGGGTACCCCGCGCCAACAGCGCCTTCGCGATCGCCAATACGATCCTGGGCGACGAGCAGTCCGACTGA
- the pcaD gene encoding 3-oxoadipate enol-lactonase: MNVNYELTGPDGAPVVVLSNSLGTDLTLWDAQVPALAQEFQVLRYDQRGHGATPGKPGPYSLKQLGGDVLALLDVLGIRKAHFAGVSLGGMTGMWLAEHAPERVDRLALICTSAELGPASAWRERAALVREKGTAAMVEPSLPKWFTPALAGREDVVAKFGGMLAAADAEGYAGCCEAIADMDLLDGLGRISAPTLVIAGAEDPATPPAHAEQIAAAVAGARLEVLSPAAHLANAEQPEAVNRLLLEHFTRSL; the protein is encoded by the coding sequence GTGAACGTCAACTACGAACTGACCGGGCCGGACGGCGCCCCGGTGGTGGTGCTGTCCAACTCGCTGGGCACCGACCTGACCCTGTGGGACGCGCAGGTCCCCGCGCTGGCGCAGGAGTTCCAGGTGCTGCGCTACGACCAGCGCGGCCACGGCGCGACCCCGGGCAAGCCCGGCCCGTACAGCCTCAAGCAGCTCGGCGGGGACGTGCTCGCGCTGCTGGACGTCCTGGGCATCCGCAAGGCGCACTTCGCCGGGGTGTCGCTGGGCGGCATGACCGGCATGTGGCTGGCCGAGCACGCGCCCGAGCGCGTCGACCGGCTCGCGCTGATCTGCACCTCCGCCGAGCTCGGCCCGGCATCGGCGTGGCGCGAGCGCGCCGCGCTGGTGCGGGAGAAGGGCACCGCGGCGATGGTCGAACCGTCGCTGCCGAAGTGGTTCACCCCGGCGCTGGCCGGCCGGGAGGACGTCGTCGCGAAGTTCGGCGGCATGCTCGCCGCGGCCGACGCCGAGGGCTACGCGGGGTGCTGCGAGGCCATCGCCGACATGGACCTGCTGGACGGGCTCGGCCGGATCAGCGCCCCGACCCTGGTGATCGCCGGCGCCGAGGACCCGGCCACTCCCCCGGCGCACGCCGAGCAGATCGCCGCCGCCGTCGCGGGCGCTCGCCTGGAGGTGCTCTCGCCCGCCGCGCACCTGGCCAACGCCGAGCAGCCCGAAGCGGTCAACCGGCTGCTGCTGGAACACTTCACGAGGAGCCTGTGA
- the pcaB gene encoding 3-carboxy-cis,cis-muconate cycloisomerase, with protein sequence MFGTPAVAERTSAAAWLQAMLDFESALAAAQAEAGVIPLPAAEEIARHCRVELFDVDSVAERAVSSATPVIALVRDLTALLDDDAKPHVHKGATSQDVIDTAASLIARDVLGLIIDDLRAAADECARLAEQHRDTVMIARSLLQQALPTTFGTRCAGWLTSLDESVTALERIRSERLAVQFGGAAGTLAALGSDGVQVLALLATELGLAEPVVPWHTDRTRIAELAGALGTAAGVLGKIALDVELHAQTEVGELADGQAGGSSAMPHKQNPVSAVLVTAATRRVPGLVATLLSAMPQEYERAAGAWQSEWEPLTELLRLVAAASAQTRRLLAGLRVHPEKMAANLDLTRGLVMAESAAGRLMGSLGRTEAQELVAGLCRRAVQEGTSLRAELLADQQVRAVLSEDEVVAATEPAGYLGSAPAFIDRALTAHAELEKR encoded by the coding sequence ATGTTCGGCACCCCCGCGGTCGCCGAGCGGACCTCCGCAGCGGCGTGGCTGCAGGCGATGCTGGACTTCGAGTCGGCGCTGGCCGCCGCGCAGGCCGAGGCCGGGGTGATACCGCTCCCGGCGGCGGAGGAGATCGCCCGGCACTGCCGGGTGGAGCTGTTCGACGTCGACTCGGTCGCCGAGCGCGCGGTGTCCTCGGCGACTCCGGTGATCGCGCTGGTGCGGGATCTGACCGCGCTGCTGGACGACGACGCCAAACCGCACGTGCACAAGGGCGCCACCAGCCAGGACGTGATCGACACCGCGGCGTCGCTGATCGCGCGCGACGTCCTGGGCCTGATCATCGACGACCTGCGCGCGGCGGCGGACGAATGCGCACGACTGGCCGAGCAGCACCGCGACACGGTGATGATCGCCCGCTCGCTGCTGCAGCAGGCGCTGCCCACCACGTTCGGCACCCGCTGCGCCGGCTGGCTGACCTCGCTCGACGAGTCGGTCACCGCGCTGGAGCGGATCCGCAGCGAGCGGCTGGCCGTGCAATTCGGCGGAGCCGCGGGCACGCTGGCCGCTCTCGGCTCCGACGGCGTTCAGGTACTCGCACTGCTCGCCACCGAGCTGGGGCTCGCCGAGCCGGTGGTGCCGTGGCACACCGACCGCACCCGCATCGCCGAGCTCGCCGGAGCGCTGGGCACGGCCGCGGGCGTGCTCGGCAAGATCGCCCTGGACGTCGAGCTGCACGCGCAGACCGAGGTCGGCGAGCTCGCCGACGGCCAGGCCGGTGGCTCGTCGGCCATGCCGCACAAGCAGAACCCGGTGTCGGCGGTGCTGGTGACCGCCGCGACCCGGCGCGTGCCGGGCCTGGTCGCGACGCTGCTGTCGGCGATGCCCCAGGAGTACGAGCGCGCCGCCGGGGCCTGGCAGTCCGAGTGGGAACCGCTGACCGAGCTGCTGCGGCTGGTCGCCGCCGCATCGGCGCAGACCCGGCGGCTGCTCGCCGGATTGCGGGTGCACCCCGAGAAGATGGCCGCCAACCTCGACCTGACCCGCGGACTGGTGATGGCCGAGAGCGCGGCGGGCCGCTTGATGGGCTCGCTCGGCCGCACCGAAGCCCAGGAGCTGGTCGCCGGGTTGTGCCGGCGCGCGGTGCAGGAAGGCACGTCGCTGCGCGCCGAACTGCTGGCCGACCAGCAGGTGCGGGCCGTGCTCTCCGAGGACGAGGTCGTCGCGGCCACCGAACCGGCAGGCTACCTCGGCTCCGCACCCGCCTTCATCGACCGCGCACTGACCGCACACGCCGAATTGGAGAAGCGGTGA
- the pcaG gene encoding protocatechuate 3,4-dioxygenase subunit alpha: MSASTPPATTPSQTVGPFYALPGGILWAEGPEVVADGTPGSFLLRGRLVDGAGDPVPDGVVEIWQADAQGRFDHPDDPRPESSSWQGFGRCPTDADGGFWFRTVKPGPLPAPGGATEAPHINVTVLARGMLNRVVTRVYFPDEERANAADPVLSTVDPARRGTLLATPDDQGYRFDIRIQGDDETVFFAI, from the coding sequence ATGAGCGCTTCCACTCCCCCGGCCACGACGCCGTCGCAGACCGTCGGCCCGTTCTACGCCCTGCCCGGCGGGATCCTGTGGGCCGAGGGCCCGGAGGTCGTCGCCGACGGCACGCCCGGCTCGTTCCTGCTGCGCGGCAGGCTCGTCGACGGCGCGGGAGATCCGGTTCCGGACGGCGTGGTCGAGATCTGGCAGGCCGATGCGCAGGGCCGCTTCGACCACCCGGACGATCCGCGCCCGGAGTCCTCGTCCTGGCAGGGCTTCGGCCGCTGCCCGACCGACGCCGACGGCGGGTTCTGGTTCCGCACCGTCAAGCCCGGCCCGCTGCCCGCGCCGGGCGGGGCGACCGAGGCGCCGCACATCAACGTGACCGTGCTGGCCCGCGGCATGCTGAACCGGGTGGTGACCCGCGTCTACTTCCCGGACGAGGAGCGGGCCAACGCCGCCGACCCGGTGCTGTCTACAGTGGATCCAGCACGCCGGGGCACGCTGCTGGCGACCCCGGACGACCAGGGCTACCGCTTCGACATCCGGATCCAGGGCGATGACGAAACCGTATTCTTCGCGATCTGA